One window of the Rhizorhabdus dicambivorans genome contains the following:
- a CDS encoding IS481 family transposase, protein MNIHKNARTTPFSRAEIVRRVMVLRETPRAVATALGVSERTVAKWLARYRIEGEAGLVDRSSRPHAMPRATPADRIEQVIALRRQRLCGKQIAATLKLSPATVSRILRNARLSRMRDLDPPEPIRRYERAHPGELIHIDIKKLGRFERVGHRITGNRTKQSSTRGSRAGERYGAGWEFVHVCIDDASRIAFSQILPDEKKESATAFLFAAIAYYQSLGITVSRVMTDNGACYKSFAFRDACKALGLKHIRTKPYTPKTNGKAERFIQTSLREWAYARAYPTSEHRKRALSPWLHNYNWHRPHGSLQSQPPISRLRQPMNNLLRLHT, encoded by the coding sequence ATGAACATCCACAAGAATGCCCGAACCACGCCCTTCAGTCGAGCCGAGATCGTCCGGCGCGTGATGGTTCTGCGCGAGACGCCCAGGGCGGTCGCGACCGCCCTGGGCGTCTCGGAGCGAACCGTAGCCAAGTGGCTGGCACGTTATCGGATCGAAGGCGAAGCCGGTCTCGTCGACCGCAGCTCGCGCCCACACGCCATGCCCCGCGCCACGCCCGCCGACCGCATCGAGCAGGTCATCGCCCTGCGCCGTCAGCGCCTCTGCGGCAAGCAGATCGCCGCCACGCTGAAGCTCTCGCCAGCCACTGTCAGCCGGATACTGCGCAACGCACGCTTGAGCCGAATGCGCGATCTCGATCCTCCCGAGCCCATCCGTCGCTATGAGCGCGCGCACCCCGGCGAGCTGATCCACATCGACATCAAGAAGCTCGGCCGCTTCGAACGCGTCGGCCATCGCATCACCGGCAATCGGACAAAGCAGAGCAGCACTCGCGGCAGCCGTGCTGGCGAGCGCTACGGCGCGGGCTGGGAGTTCGTCCACGTCTGCATCGACGATGCCTCGCGCATCGCCTTCAGCCAGATCCTCCCCGACGAAAAGAAGGAAAGCGCAACCGCCTTCCTCTTCGCCGCCATCGCCTATTATCAAAGCCTCGGCATCACTGTCTCGCGCGTCATGACCGACAACGGCGCCTGCTACAAAAGCTTCGCCTTCCGCGACGCCTGCAAAGCACTCGGCCTCAAGCACATCCGCACCAAACCCTACACGCCCAAGACTAACGGCAAGGCCGAACGCTTCATCCAGACCAGCTTACGCGAATGGGCATATGCTCGCGCCTATCCAACCTCCGAGCACCGCAAACGCGCCCTCAGTCCATGGCTCCATAATTATAACTGGCACCGCCCCCACGGCAGCTTACAATCACAACCGCCCATCAGCCGACTACGTCAGCCAATGAATAACCTGTTGAGGCTCCACACCTAG
- a CDS encoding ATP12 family chaperone protein yields the protein MKRFYKTVTTEAVAGGHAIRLDGRAVKTPARADLVLPTSALAHAVAAEWDAQAEEIDPRSMPLTGLANAAIDRVAPDPAAFTQGLAAYAETDLLCYRAESPAELVGSQAEAWDPLLDWAQQRYDIHFELAEGIVHRAQPPETVARLAAAIHQRDAFALAALQPLVTISGSLVIALALAEGEIDVESAFAAAHLDELWQIEQWGEDELARQARENKRADFKAGARFLALLV from the coding sequence ATGAAGCGTTTCTACAAGACCGTCACCACCGAAGCGGTCGCGGGCGGCCATGCCATCCGGCTGGACGGCCGCGCGGTGAAGACCCCGGCGCGGGCCGATCTCGTCCTGCCGACATCGGCGCTGGCCCATGCCGTCGCCGCCGAATGGGATGCGCAGGCCGAGGAGATCGATCCGCGATCGATGCCGCTCACCGGTCTCGCCAATGCCGCGATCGACCGGGTCGCGCCCGATCCGGCGGCTTTCACGCAAGGGCTCGCCGCCTATGCCGAGACCGACCTGCTCTGCTACCGCGCCGAAAGCCCGGCCGAGCTGGTCGGCAGCCAGGCCGAGGCGTGGGACCCGCTGCTCGACTGGGCGCAGCAGCGCTATGACATCCATTTCGAGCTGGCCGAAGGCATCGTCCACCGCGCCCAGCCGCCCGAGACGGTCGCCCGCCTCGCCGCCGCGATCCACCAGCGGGATGCGTTCGCGCTCGCCGCGCTCCAGCCGCTCGTCACCATCTCGGGCTCGCTGGTGATCGCACTGGCGCTGGCTGAGGGAGAGATCGACGTCGAAAGCGCCTTCGCCGCCGCCCATCTCGACGAGCTGTGGCAGATCGAGCAATGGGGCGAGGACGAATTGGCCCGCCAGGCGCGCGAGAACAAGCGGGCGGATTTCAAGGCGGGTGCCCGCTTCCTGGCGTTGTTGGTTTAG
- a CDS encoding HAD-IA family hydrolase, whose protein sequence is MNRLAIFDCDGTLVDSQANICRAMAEAFAVEKLTPPEDPAIRRVVGLSLTQAVAALLPQADHDLHVRLGETYKRAFQGMRGRGQVEEPLFPGVAEVLRALDTEGWMLAVATGKSDRGLQHCLETHGIEALFVSLQTADRHPSKPHPSMALQAMADAGAAPETSVMIGDTSFDIGMGINAGCTAVGVAWGYHDAAELFDEGAHFVADRPEQLPEILRTALEVRAS, encoded by the coding sequence ATGAACCGTCTCGCCATCTTCGACTGCGACGGCACGCTGGTCGACAGCCAGGCCAATATCTGCCGGGCGATGGCGGAGGCCTTTGCGGTCGAGAAGCTGACCCCGCCCGAGGACCCGGCGATCCGCCGCGTCGTCGGCCTCAGCCTCACCCAGGCGGTGGCGGCGCTGCTGCCCCAGGCCGACCATGATCTCCATGTCCGGCTCGGCGAGACCTACAAGCGCGCCTTCCAGGGGATGCGCGGCCGCGGCCAGGTCGAGGAGCCGCTGTTCCCCGGCGTCGCCGAGGTGCTGCGCGCGCTGGATACCGAGGGCTGGATGCTGGCGGTCGCCACCGGCAAGTCCGACCGCGGCCTCCAGCATTGTCTGGAAACTCATGGTATCGAGGCACTGTTCGTCTCGCTCCAGACCGCCGACCGCCATCCGTCGAAGCCGCATCCGTCGATGGCGCTGCAGGCGATGGCCGACGCCGGCGCCGCGCCCGAGACCAGCGTGATGATCGGCGACACCAGCTTCGACATCGGCATGGGCATCAACGCCGGCTGTACCGCGGTCGGCGTCGCCTGGGGCTATCATGACGCGGCCGAGCTGTTCGACGAGGGCGCCCATTTCGTCGCCGACCGGCCCGAGCAGTTGCCCGAGATATTGCGGACAGCGCTGGAAGTCCGGGCCTCCTGA
- a CDS encoding RluA family pseudouridine synthase → MSETSDKAAGGEGRQFTVADDDDGIRLDRWFKRHMADTSFNIVSRWARTGQLRVDGKRAAPGDRIEAGQIIRVPPAEVAAAATAAKTQRPAKPRAPLSAEETELAQSMVIHRDKAAIVLNKPPGLATQGGTKTEVHVDRLLDALTFEAEGRPKLVHRLDKDTSGVLLVARNARAAGHFAKAFSSRTARKIYWAIVTGVPSIEDGMIELPIAKQPGTGGEKMHVDEKEGSPARTRYRVIERAGNRACWVELQPYTGRTHQLRVHMAAIGHPIVGDGKYGGAEAFLSGTISRKMHLHARRLRVDHPDGGQIDMRAELPEHFAETLRNLGFEEARGDALPIDEVKFADTPEGKKRALAHKAKDARKARRGERRGRNRA, encoded by the coding sequence ATGACGATGGCATCCGGCTCGACCGCTGGTTCAAGCGGCACATGGCCGATACCAGCTTCAACATCGTCTCGCGCTGGGCGCGCACCGGCCAGCTCCGGGTCGACGGCAAGCGGGCCGCGCCCGGCGACCGGATCGAGGCGGGCCAGATCATCCGCGTGCCCCCGGCCGAGGTGGCCGCCGCCGCCACCGCCGCCAAGACGCAGCGCCCGGCCAAGCCGCGCGCCCCGCTGAGCGCGGAGGAGACCGAACTGGCGCAGTCGATGGTGATCCATCGGGACAAGGCGGCGATCGTCCTCAACAAGCCCCCCGGCCTCGCGACGCAAGGCGGCACCAAGACCGAGGTCCATGTCGATCGCCTGCTCGATGCGCTGACCTTCGAGGCGGAAGGTCGGCCGAAGCTGGTCCACCGGCTCGACAAGGACACGTCCGGCGTGCTGCTGGTCGCGCGCAACGCCCGCGCCGCCGGCCATTTCGCCAAGGCGTTCAGCAGCCGCACGGCGCGCAAGATCTATTGGGCGATCGTCACCGGGGTTCCCTCGATCGAGGACGGGATGATCGAGCTGCCGATCGCCAAGCAGCCCGGCACCGGCGGCGAGAAGATGCATGTCGACGAGAAGGAAGGCAGCCCCGCCCGCACCCGCTATCGGGTGATCGAGCGCGCCGGCAACCGCGCCTGCTGGGTCGAGCTGCAGCCCTATACCGGCCGTACCCACCAGCTGCGCGTCCATATGGCGGCGATCGGCCACCCGATCGTCGGCGACGGCAAATATGGCGGGGCGGAGGCCTTCCTGTCGGGCACGATCAGCCGCAAGATGCATCTCCACGCGCGGCGCCTGAGGGTCGATCATCCCGATGGCGGCCAGATCGACATGCGGGCCGAGCTGCCCGAGCATTTCGCCGAGACGCTGCGCAACCTGGGTTTCGAGGAGGCGCGGGGTGATGCGCTGCCGATCGACGAGGTGAAGTTCGCGGACACGCCCGAAGGCAAGAAGCGGGCGCTCGCCCACAAGGCGAAGGACGCGCGCAAGGCGCGGCGCGGCGAACGGCGCGGGCGCAACCGCGCATGA